The following coding sequences lie in one Leucobacter allii genomic window:
- a CDS encoding ATP-dependent DNA helicase, producing the protein MARPPLSPEQLAVYERIEHTREHIFVTGRAGTGKSTILNHLSWNTSKIIAVCAPTGVAALNVGGQTIHSLLRLPTGIIADHDLDQPAELKKMLAAIDTLVIDEISMVSADLMDAIDRSLRIARGKKHDPFGGAQVIMFGDPYQLPPVPPRDPHERAYFADTYRSLWFFDAQVWATTPLSVIELVEVHRQRDDRFKQILGAVRHGVVAEDQAAELNAAGARPAPKDVITLATTNATVNRINAQRLAEIRGTALKAVAEINGEFRENTYPADEVLELKPGAQVMFLRNDPDGRWVNGTIGTVSRVDGTVWVEIGAGSDAEEFEVEPTVWERYRYRYDAETKKLEKEVVAEFEQFPLRLAWAVTVHKSQGHTYDAAIVDLGPRAFSAGQTYVALSRVRSLDGLYLQRPLQPRDVIVDPNVVRFMHGREQ; encoded by the coding sequence GTGGCCCGTCCTCCCCTCAGCCCCGAGCAGCTCGCCGTCTACGAGCGCATCGAGCACACCCGCGAGCACATCTTCGTCACGGGCCGGGCGGGCACCGGCAAGTCGACGATCCTGAACCATCTCTCCTGGAACACGAGCAAGATCATCGCGGTCTGCGCCCCGACCGGTGTCGCCGCGCTCAACGTCGGCGGGCAGACCATCCACTCCCTGCTGCGGCTGCCGACGGGCATCATCGCGGACCACGATCTCGATCAGCCCGCCGAGCTCAAGAAGATGCTCGCCGCCATCGACACCCTCGTGATCGACGAGATCTCGATGGTCTCCGCCGACCTCATGGACGCTATCGACCGATCCCTCCGCATCGCGCGCGGCAAGAAGCACGATCCGTTCGGCGGGGCCCAGGTCATCATGTTCGGCGACCCCTACCAGCTGCCGCCCGTGCCGCCGCGGGATCCGCACGAGCGCGCCTACTTCGCCGACACCTACCGATCGCTCTGGTTCTTCGACGCGCAGGTGTGGGCGACCACGCCGCTCTCCGTCATCGAGCTCGTCGAGGTGCATCGGCAGCGCGACGACCGATTCAAGCAGATCCTCGGAGCCGTGCGGCACGGGGTGGTGGCGGAGGATCAGGCCGCCGAGCTCAACGCGGCCGGCGCGCGGCCCGCGCCGAAGGACGTGATCACGCTCGCGACGACGAACGCGACCGTGAACCGCATCAACGCGCAGCGCCTCGCCGAGATCCGCGGCACCGCGCTCAAGGCGGTCGCCGAGATCAACGGCGAGTTCCGGGAGAACACCTATCCCGCCGACGAGGTCCTCGAGCTCAAGCCGGGCGCGCAGGTCATGTTCCTCCGCAACGATCCGGACGGGCGCTGGGTCAACGGCACCATCGGCACGGTCTCCCGCGTGGACGGCACCGTGTGGGTGGAGATCGGCGCGGGCTCCGACGCCGAGGAGTTCGAGGTCGAGCCGACCGTGTGGGAGCGATACCGCTACCGCTACGACGCGGAGACCAAGAAGCTCGAGAAAGAGGTCGTCGCGGAGTTCGAGCAGTTCCCGCTCCGCCTCGCCTGGGCCGTGACCGTGCACAAGTCCCAGGGGCACACCTACGACGCGGCCATCGTCGACCTGGGCCCGCGGGCGTTCAGCGCGGGGCAGACGTACGTCGCACTGAGCCGGGTGCGCTCGCTCGACGGACTCTACCTGCAGCGGCCGCTGCAGCCGCGCGACGTCATCGTGGACCCGAACGTCGTGCGCTTCATGCACGGCCGCGAGCAGTAG